Proteins encoded by one window of Gadus chalcogrammus isolate NIFS_2021 unplaced genomic scaffold, NIFS_Gcha_1.0 GACHA164, whole genome shotgun sequence:
- the LOC130379027 gene encoding uncharacterized protein LOC130379027, translated as MEHFHLDDVTATPDGLVPDHIQQGSAEQKRTWLHDSVAEVVDKFLMSTDIADLTAGVTEAATAQRTEKEKLPCREPGCKKVFIYRKARETHEEKVHSFVVASMPVVEPASSGLIDHKKQHTEARLSFGFLLFDMLDAVKEGDGERLIRLYKVALLIYKAYGHTNYAYSTFLLTVQINATMSPRVKHDVTWNRFWNSSGGKGKNVPLDLHLEHLNNFLKSFLRNKGTNLAEKTADRVSRSVGLLKTLMDTTDGELQLSRPSGIHHADLKNNILMVLQVLRNTEVFNQQPGRHFSAFPKFNRNILSKLNYNDVWRWMRCRLKDWRTVVL; from the exons ATGGAACATTTTCATTTGGATGATGTCACAG CTACTCCAGACGGCTTAGTACCAGACCACATCCAGCAAGGCTCTGCAGAACAGAAGAGGACCTGGCTCCATGACTCTGTGGCAGAGGTCGTTGACAAGTTTTTAATGTCTACAGACATTGCTGACCTGACAGCTGGCGTTACTGAAGCGGCAACAGCCCAACGCACTGAGAAGGAGAAGCTCCCTTGTCGTGAGCCAGGTTGCAAGAAAGTTTTCATTTATCGAAAAGCCAGAGAGACCCACGAAGAGAAAGTCCACAGTTTTGTGGTGGCATCTATGCCAGTTGTTGAGCCGGCTTCCTCTGGTCTGATTGACCACAAAAAACAGCATACTGAGGCCAGGCTTAGCTTTGGATTTCTGCTATTCGATATGTTGGATGCagtgaaagagggagatggggagcgcTTGATAAGGCTGTACAAGGTGGCACTACTGATTTACAAGGCTTACGGGCACACTAATTATGCCTACAGCACTTTCCTCTTGACTGTACAAATCAATGCAACAATGTCCCCTAGGGTTAAACATGATGTAACCTGGAACCGATTCTGGAATAGTAGCGGCGGGAAAGGGAAAAATGTTCCTCTTGATCTGCACCTCGAGCACCTCAACAACTTCCTGAAATCTTTTTTGAGGAATAAAGGCACCAACCTGGCAGAGAAAACAGCTGACAGGGTCAGCAGGTCTGTTGGTTTATTAAAAACCCTGATGGATACAACAGACGGAGAGCTGCAGCTATCCCGGCCCAGTGGCATCCACCATGCAGatctaaaaaacaacattttaatggTGCTTCAGGTATTAAGGAACACTGAGGTTTTCAACCAGCAACCGGGAAGACACTTCTCTGCATTCCCTAAATTTAACAGAAACATTCTGTCCAAGCTAAACTATAATGACGTGTGGCGATGGATGCGTTGCAGGCTGAAAGACTGGAGGACTGTTGTTCTTTAA
- the LOC130379029 gene encoding putative ATP-dependent DNA helicase Q1 — MENDVSEAIRSVVATLPNIEKLKPEQEQALLSFVGGHDVVGLLPTGFGKSLIFQLAPLVVKELGKANAGDAKPIVIVVSPLVALMEDQVKEAEQLGVRAGQLGVHDDRDILDGSLSLVFGSPESWLLNNKWRRILASTIHQDNLIGIVVDEVHVTYKWGEASKGESAFRESFAKFGELRSIAKEGTPVLALTASADIKSRSRVIRLLHMDNAVQIIASPNKTNIRLGLCKVPTHHMNCLDWIVQHAKDEGSAMLPILIYCQSLKSVGRVFAYLKAELQGHAWVGCDPDCRSENLLIGMFHSKTLPQNKQRVLASLRGEGNCRIVVSTTALGMGLNFANVSHVVMYGAPGDLEAILQQAGRAGRHGQPSHAILYNTGQYFKVDEEVKKLLAVGKTTCFRKSLHAHFEAEPSHVEPGHLCCTYCQTVCACSSGTCTEPMPNYEQIEAEPTHQRSRHVDANDKSLIADLLNDYRDSLINLSNPLYTSHAACTGFSQQLVDAVLTHCQYIFDLAYISANLPVFRLDHAKEILIIISDVFGDIDGDLQYDSERYLTDPDLYFSNYFDNVDDDVEDTLTSHVSSSESEQ; from the exons ATGGAGAACGATGTGAGcgaagctattcggtctgttgtggcaACGTTGCCGAATATTGAGAAgttaaagccggagcaagaacaagctttgttGAGctttgttggtggccatgatgtggTGGGGCTTCTCCCCACGGggttcgggaaaagtttgattttccagctggctccgttagtggtgaaggagtTGGGTAAGGCGAATGCTGGCGATGCTAAGCCGATAGTTATTGTAGTCTCCCCTCTCGTTGCACTAATGGAGGACCAAGTGAAGGAGGCAGAACAGTTGGGAGTTCGTGCTGGGCAGCTCGGCGTGCATGATGACCGTGACATTTTGGATGGAAGCTTGAGTCTGGTGTTCGGCAGCCCCGAGTCCTGGCTGCTGAACAACAAATGGCGACGAATCCTAGCCTCAACCATACACCAGGACAACCTCATTGGTATCGTCGTAGATGAGGTCCACGTTACGTACAAATG GGGCGAGGCTTCCAAAGGCGAGTCGGCATTCAGAGAGAGTTTTGCCAAGTTCGGAGAGCTAAGATCTATAGCCAAGGAGG GTACACCTGTTTTGGCACTGACTGCCTCCGCTGACATCAAGTCAAGAAGCAGAGTCATCAGACTACTCCATATGGACAATGCTGTTCAAATCATCGCTAGTCCCAACAAGACAAACATCCGTCTTGGCTTGTGCAAGGTGCCCACTCATCACATGAACTGCCTAGACTGGATAGTGCAACATGCCAAAGATGAGGGCTCAGCAATGCTACCGATATTAATTTACTGCCAAAGCCTTAAATCAGTGGGGAGAGTTTTTGCATATTTAAAGGCGGAACTGCAAGGACATGCCTGGGTGGGCTGTGATCCGGACTGTAGAAGTGAGAACCTACTGATTGGCATGTTCCACAGCAAAACCCTCCCCCAAAACAAGCAGAGAGTGTTGGCTTCTCTGAGGGGGGAAGGGAATTGCCGGATAGTTGTTTCAACAACAGCTTTGGGGATGGGGTTGAATTTTGCTAATGTTTCACACGTGGTAATGTACGGGGCTCCAGGTGACCTAGAGGCCATTTTACAACAGGCGGGCAGGGCTGGAAGGCATGGTCAGCCATCACATGCCATCCTCTACAACACCGGGCAGTACTTCAAGGTGGATGAAGAGGTAAAGAAACTGCTTGCTGTTGGAAAAACCACATGTTTCAGGAAATCTCTCCATGCACATTTTGAAGCAGAACCCAGCCATGTAGAGCCAGGCCATCTCTGTTGTACATACTGTCAGACTGTTTGCGCTTGTTCATCTGGCACATGTACAGAACCCATGCCCAATTATGAACAGATTGAAGCTGAACCAACTCATCAGAGATCTAGGCATGTGGATGCAAATGACAAATCTTTAATTGCAGATTTACTGAATGACTACAGAGATAGTTTGATCAATTTATCCAATCCACTGTACACCTCACATGCAGCCTGCACTGGATTCAGTCAGCAACTGGTGGATGCAGTATTGACCCACtgtcaatacatatttgacctGGCATACATTAGTGCTAACCTTCCTGTGTTTAGATTGGACCATGCAAAGGAGATTTTAATTATCATCAGTGATGTTTTTGGGGATATTGATGGGGATCTGCAATATGATTCAGAGAGGTATTTAACTGACCCAGATCTCTATTTCAGTAACTACTTCgacaatgttgatgatgatgttgaagatACACTCACGAGCCATGTCAGTAGCTCTGAGTCTGAACAGTGA